One window of the Sandaracinaceae bacterium genome contains the following:
- a CDS encoding MopE-related protein has protein sequence MRRFLLIALLLAGCEVDPFCTNCFDAGEGGVGMDSGGDLDGGRMDGELPPGDTGVADAGPDGCLEVELCNDLDDDCDGFTDEGFDLDRNPDHCGECGNVCLPPHAFGMCEAGVCGLGACDVGFYDLDEDPSNGCEYRCAGTEPDDDVCDLRDDDCDGVVDEDVDVNGDPVNCGRCGRVCNAPHSTAACDMGVCALDACEADFWDLDGDAANGCEYACTQASPADEVCNARDDDCDGVVDEGDPGGGVACGSSDGACMMGTTRCDAGRLRCDGEVTPTAELCNGVDDDCDGTTDEGNPEGGRVCGTSAGVCEVGMQTCTGGALVCMGEVTGGPELCNNLDDDCDGSIDEMNPEGGAACGSSTGACTQGALTCNAGALVCMGGVGPSSEACNGADDDCDGATDEGNPGGGALCGTDLGVCSPGSFQCSGGALVCVGEVTGGPESCNGQDDDCDGSVDEGNPDGGAACGPTTGACTAGARTCRGGTLVCEGGTGPSAEACNTLDDDCDGMTDEGFALATDVNNCGSCGNVCSFPSATARCASGSCEIASCAANTHDLDGVASNGCEYSCSFAGSEVCNGRDDDCDGSTDETLAAPSGFCNPNGVCAGTTPTCAGASGWQCMYGPAFQTPESSCDTLDNDCDGFVDEAFPLVGTSCSNGAGACRTTGAYRCNAMGDAVECSAPPAGAPADEACNGLDDDCDGSVDERVPDDVGTPWRDGVDVNAIDTVPVDVGGGVIVQVMAYEASRADATSGSSGSLSEIACSRPNVRPWTNLTWDQAQAACCALNPSGTCPGAGGSGWRLCEAPDWEASCEGPGGSCAWGYGSGCAMSQPSTCNGAEFDCDSSTPGDQDCLYSTGSPTFPMCYADWGPDGRVYDLSGNVREWTATSRGTDLFEVRGGSYNHVEAGRTCRWDFTVSDRTFAGPNTGFRCCMY, from the coding sequence ATGCGTCGGTTCCTGCTCATCGCGCTCCTCCTCGCGGGCTGCGAGGTGGATCCCTTCTGCACCAACTGTTTCGACGCGGGCGAGGGCGGCGTCGGCATGGACTCCGGGGGAGACCTGGACGGCGGGCGCATGGACGGCGAGCTGCCGCCCGGGGACACCGGGGTCGCCGACGCGGGGCCGGACGGCTGCCTCGAGGTGGAGCTCTGCAACGACCTCGACGACGACTGCGACGGCTTCACGGACGAGGGGTTCGACCTCGACCGCAACCCGGACCACTGCGGCGAGTGCGGCAACGTGTGCCTCCCGCCGCACGCCTTCGGGATGTGTGAGGCGGGGGTGTGTGGGCTCGGCGCGTGCGACGTCGGGTTCTACGACCTGGACGAAGATCCGAGCAACGGCTGCGAGTACCGCTGCGCGGGCACCGAGCCGGATGACGACGTCTGCGACCTGCGCGACGACGACTGCGACGGAGTCGTGGACGAAGACGTGGACGTGAACGGCGACCCCGTGAACTGCGGGCGCTGCGGCAGGGTCTGCAACGCGCCGCACTCGACGGCGGCCTGCGACATGGGCGTCTGCGCGCTCGACGCCTGCGAGGCCGACTTCTGGGATCTGGACGGCGACGCGGCCAACGGCTGTGAGTACGCCTGCACCCAGGCGTCCCCCGCGGACGAGGTCTGCAACGCCCGCGACGACGACTGCGACGGCGTGGTCGACGAGGGGGACCCGGGCGGCGGCGTCGCGTGCGGGAGCAGCGACGGCGCCTGCATGATGGGCACGACCCGGTGCGACGCGGGGCGCCTCCGCTGCGACGGCGAGGTCACCCCGACGGCCGAGCTCTGCAACGGCGTGGACGACGACTGCGATGGCACCACCGACGAGGGCAACCCGGAGGGGGGGCGCGTCTGTGGCACGAGCGCGGGCGTCTGCGAGGTCGGCATGCAGACCTGCACGGGCGGCGCCCTCGTCTGCATGGGCGAGGTCACGGGCGGCCCGGAGCTCTGCAACAACCTCGACGACGACTGCGACGGCAGCATCGACGAGATGAACCCGGAGGGCGGCGCCGCGTGCGGCTCGTCCACCGGGGCCTGCACCCAGGGGGCGCTCACCTGCAACGCGGGCGCCCTGGTCTGCATGGGCGGCGTCGGCCCCTCCAGCGAGGCGTGCAACGGCGCCGACGACGACTGCGACGGCGCGACCGACGAGGGCAACCCGGGCGGCGGCGCGCTCTGCGGGACGGACCTCGGCGTCTGCTCGCCCGGCAGCTTCCAGTGCAGCGGCGGCGCGCTCGTGTGCGTGGGCGAGGTGACGGGCGGCCCGGAGTCGTGCAACGGGCAGGACGACGACTGCGACGGAAGCGTCGACGAGGGCAACCCCGACGGCGGCGCGGCCTGCGGCCCCACGACCGGCGCTTGCACGGCGGGCGCGCGGACCTGTCGCGGCGGCACGCTCGTCTGCGAGGGCGGGACCGGGCCGTCCGCCGAGGCGTGCAATACGCTGGACGACGACTGCGACGGCATGACCGACGAGGGGTTCGCCCTGGCCACCGACGTCAACAACTGCGGGAGCTGCGGCAACGTCTGCAGCTTCCCGAGCGCGACCGCGCGGTGCGCGAGCGGGAGCTGCGAGATCGCGAGCTGCGCTGCCAACACCCACGACCTCGACGGGGTGGCGAGCAACGGCTGCGAGTACAGCTGCAGTTTCGCGGGCTCCGAGGTCTGCAACGGTCGCGACGACGACTGCGACGGAAGCACCGACGAGACGCTCGCCGCGCCGAGCGGGTTCTGCAACCCCAACGGGGTGTGCGCCGGCACGACGCCGACCTGCGCGGGGGCGTCCGGGTGGCAGTGCATGTACGGCCCCGCGTTCCAGACGCCGGAGTCGAGCTGCGACACGCTCGACAACGACTGTGACGGGTTCGTGGACGAGGCCTTCCCGCTCGTGGGCACCTCCTGCAGCAACGGCGCGGGCGCGTGCCGGACCACCGGCGCGTACCGCTGCAACGCGATGGGGGACGCCGTGGAGTGCAGCGCGCCGCCCGCGGGGGCGCCCGCCGACGAGGCCTGCAACGGGCTCGACGACGACTGCGACGGATCGGTGGACGAGCGCGTGCCGGACGACGTCGGGACGCCGTGGCGTGACGGGGTCGACGTGAACGCCATCGACACCGTGCCGGTCGACGTCGGGGGCGGCGTCATCGTGCAGGTGATGGCCTACGAGGCGTCGCGCGCGGACGCGACCAGCGGCTCCTCCGGGTCGCTGTCCGAGATCGCCTGCTCGCGCCCGAACGTGCGGCCATGGACGAACCTGACCTGGGATCAGGCGCAGGCCGCGTGCTGCGCGCTCAACCCATCGGGCACGTGCCCGGGAGCGGGGGGCAGCGGCTGGCGGCTGTGTGAGGCGCCCGACTGGGAGGCGAGCTGTGAAGGCCCGGGCGGCTCGTGCGCCTGGGGGTACGGGAGCGGCTGCGCGATGAGTCAGCCGTCGACCTGCAACGGGGCGGAGTTCGACTGCGACTCCTCGACCCCGGGGGATCAGGACTGCCTCTACAGCACCGGCTCGCCCACCTTCCCGATGTGTTACGCGGACTGGGGCCCGGACGGCCGGGTCTACGACCTCAGCGGGAACGTGCGGGAGTGGACGGCGACGAGCCGCGGCACGGACCTCTTCGAGGTCCGCGGCGGCTCTTACAATCACGTGGAGGCCGGCCGGACGTGTCGCTGGGACTTCACGGTCAGTGACCGCACCTTCGCCGGCCCGAACACCGGCTTCCGGTGCTGCATGTACTGA
- a CDS encoding aldo/keto reductase yields the protein MLKYRLLGKSGLRVSEICLGTMSFGDEWGFGADEKTSHQVLDAYAEAGGNFLDTANKYHGGQTEEIVGKWLAGKRDRNVLATKYTLSMDHADPNASGNQRKNLTRAVEASLKRLGTDYIDLMWVHAWDDYTPFEETMRALDDLVRAGKVLYLGVSDTPAWVVSASNVLAELRGWTQYVGLQIEYSLLERTPERDLLPMAEHFGLSVVGWAPLGAGVLTGKYTRGGDADSLRKQGNEQRGRTGEAQLKIARAVDEVADAVGASSAQAATAWVLAQGYRYVPIVGARKVSQIQDTLGAVDVTLSAEHLAKLDEVSRPSLGFPQSFLKAGPVLDLVRGEIRTRIDGRPSSR from the coding sequence ATGCTGAAATATCGACTGCTCGGGAAGTCCGGCCTGCGGGTCTCGGAGATCTGCCTCGGCACCATGAGCTTCGGCGACGAGTGGGGCTTCGGCGCCGACGAGAAGACGAGCCATCAAGTGCTCGACGCGTACGCGGAGGCGGGCGGCAACTTCCTCGACACGGCGAACAAGTACCACGGCGGTCAGACCGAGGAGATCGTCGGCAAGTGGCTCGCGGGCAAGCGCGACCGCAACGTGCTCGCCACCAAGTACACGCTCTCGATGGACCACGCGGATCCGAACGCGAGCGGCAACCAGCGCAAGAACCTCACGCGCGCGGTCGAGGCGAGCCTGAAGCGCCTGGGCACCGATTACATCGACCTGATGTGGGTCCACGCCTGGGACGACTACACGCCGTTCGAGGAGACGATGCGCGCGCTCGACGACCTCGTGCGGGCGGGCAAGGTCCTCTACCTCGGCGTGAGCGACACGCCGGCGTGGGTGGTCTCGGCGTCGAACGTGCTCGCGGAGCTCCGCGGCTGGACGCAGTACGTCGGCTTGCAGATCGAGTACAGCTTGCTCGAGCGCACCCCGGAGCGGGACCTGCTGCCGATGGCCGAGCACTTCGGCCTGAGCGTGGTCGGCTGGGCGCCGCTCGGCGCGGGCGTGCTCACCGGCAAGTACACGCGCGGCGGAGACGCGGACTCGCTCCGCAAGCAAGGCAACGAGCAGCGCGGGCGGACGGGCGAGGCGCAGCTGAAGATCGCGCGCGCGGTCGACGAGGTCGCCGACGCGGTCGGCGCCTCGAGCGCGCAGGCGGCCACCGCGTGGGTGCTCGCGCAGGGCTACCGGTACGTGCCCATCGTCGGCGCGCGCAAGGTCTCGCAGATCCAGGACACCCTCGGCGCGGTCGACGTGACGCTGAGCGCGGAGCACCTCGCGAAGCTCGACGAGGTCAGCCGGCCGAGCCTCGGCTTCCCGCAGAGCTTCCTGAAGGCGGGCCCCGTCCTCGACCTCGTCCGCGGCGAGATCCGCACCCGCATCGACGGCCGCCCCTCCAGCCGCTGA
- a CDS encoding DMT family transporter has translation MSTLVLGLVLLGAVAHASWNAMLKGKKGEPLAASTGLCVVWAVVGWPLTLVVPAPDPASWALLAASVGVHLVYFALLVAAYRRGDLSFVYTIARGVPPLLVALAAWVVVGEDPGWLGLAGVGLIAMGVLWLGLGPRTGERPLALALLTAVFIASYTVLDGLGARRSDAPIGYLVWLVALQGTLFAVGALAWKGAPLAKEVWRRRGVGLLTGVLSAGGYAVAVWAMARAPIALVAALRETAVIFAAILGAVVLREPFGRRRLLAAALVAAGVVCVRLG, from the coding sequence GTGAGCACGCTCGTCCTCGGCCTCGTCCTGCTGGGCGCGGTGGCCCACGCGTCCTGGAACGCGATGCTCAAGGGCAAGAAGGGCGAGCCGCTCGCGGCCTCCACGGGCCTGTGCGTGGTGTGGGCCGTCGTCGGCTGGCCGCTCACCCTCGTCGTGCCCGCGCCGGATCCGGCGAGCTGGGCCCTCCTCGCTGCGTCGGTGGGGGTGCACCTCGTCTACTTCGCGCTCCTCGTCGCGGCCTATCGTCGGGGCGACCTGTCCTTCGTCTACACGATCGCGCGAGGGGTCCCGCCGCTCCTCGTCGCGCTCGCGGCGTGGGTGGTGGTGGGCGAGGACCCGGGCTGGCTCGGCCTCGCCGGGGTGGGGCTCATCGCGATGGGCGTCCTGTGGCTCGGCCTCGGACCGCGCACCGGAGAGCGGCCGCTGGCGCTCGCGCTCCTGACCGCGGTGTTCATCGCGAGCTACACCGTCCTCGACGGGCTCGGCGCGCGGCGCAGCGACGCCCCCATCGGCTACCTCGTCTGGCTCGTCGCGCTGCAGGGCACGCTCTTCGCCGTGGGCGCCCTGGCGTGGAAGGGGGCGCCGCTCGCGAAGGAGGTGTGGCGGCGTCGCGGCGTGGGCCTGCTGACGGGGGTGCTCTCGGCGGGGGGCTACGCGGTGGCGGTCTGGGCGATGGCCCGCGCCCCGATCGCGCTCGTCGCCGCGCTCAGAGAGACGGCGGTGATCTTCGCCGCCATCCTGGGCGCGGTCGTGCTGCGGGAGCCGTTCGGGCGTCGGCGGTTGCTCGCGGCGGCGCTCGTCGCGGCCGGCGTGGTCTGCGTCCGTCTCGGCTGA
- a CDS encoding GNAT family N-acetyltransferase: MSADLAVRTACPDELPRLLEIDGAASVLFEQAGVVVALEPEHPFVLDELARWTAALERSEAWVVDDTSGLPQAFAVAGTVDGLPYLDQVSVHPAFMRRGLGARLIATVRAWAAARADALWLTTYDHLPFNRPYYERLGFERAGPEGAELRAILDAQRDALPFPERRVAMRLRLR; the protein is encoded by the coding sequence GTGTCGGCCGACCTCGCAGTCCGGACCGCGTGCCCCGACGAGCTGCCTCGGCTCCTCGAGATCGATGGCGCGGCGTCCGTGCTGTTCGAGCAGGCGGGTGTGGTGGTCGCGCTCGAGCCCGAGCACCCCTTCGTGCTCGACGAGCTGGCGCGCTGGACGGCCGCGCTCGAGCGGAGCGAGGCGTGGGTGGTCGACGACACGTCGGGCCTCCCGCAGGCGTTCGCGGTCGCGGGCACGGTGGACGGCCTGCCCTACCTCGACCAGGTGTCCGTGCACCCGGCCTTCATGCGGCGCGGACTCGGGGCCCGCCTGATCGCGACGGTGCGCGCGTGGGCCGCGGCGCGCGCCGACGCGCTCTGGCTCACGACGTACGACCACCTGCCGTTCAACCGGCCCTACTACGAGCGCCTGGGCTTCGAGCGCGCGGGGCCGGAGGGCGCGGAGCTGCGCGCCATCCTCGACGCGCAGCGCGACGCGCTCCCCTTCCCCGAGCGGCGGGTCGCGATGCGCCTTCGGCTGCGCTGA